The Chiloscyllium plagiosum isolate BGI_BamShark_2017 chromosome 20, ASM401019v2, whole genome shotgun sequence genome has a window encoding:
- the LOC122559890 gene encoding uncharacterized protein LOC122559890, which produces MEINMIRLQCLINLPRCSKCQSVIDTNIFGIERTLQHITKWGHLSTHNQTEEREKLERHTENGNNSSSCASSKRSEPYVYVSKSLASCEKTTKCHIDLRDGELGDAEACKLQSVMECQSELARGGDPRYNRPHCQQDDQKGVELCFQNCNNPCKCGILPESPLFPDPLFTDTLTPVSWKNRPRKKCCFDRSNVNDIDDQETGPLTISLPVCNHRLCSESPGSNTFGKLCSHQELNCQEQLRMKVPSLVEVPSEILKSPYKMKGGCNIFGLGLSKDKKDQRNYRHKKHGETKFDRQGDDIHFHEMDTIGTTCLSKKTSNLCSGEDNLCKSCMKSRKREDRNSLCQRSARCGFDQRDGCVSSTGTEKSCAKAAPHKTAVGKSCFLQEQAMLCTYCGIRMCDQASFPREDTSWLNAASRRRIIESSYPGKKQCPRKDNSWHCSSSTPCWRRETCRDRCLHQSNGGDGYQRQTGDVYVYEIDDVGTSCLYYKPSPSLCNLRESNMVSSDDDGKSLYELHKETCKGGVLHSKDIDQQSSSKSCKPRQAPRKALCSKCSEGQLNQTPGECHPSSYRGKEASSSIISSLPQWPRQLLLHNSGAQAITRLYKV; this is translated from the exons AGAATGGCAATAATTCCTCATCATGTGCCTCTTCTAAAAGGTCTGAACCATATGTTTATGTGTCTAAATCCTTGGCATCATgtgagaaaacaacaaaatgccaCATTGATCTCAGGGATGGAGAACTGGGAGATGCAGAAGCCTGTAAACTTCAAAGTGTGATGGAGTGTCAATCTGAACTTGCACGTGGGGGTGATCCCCGGTACAACAGACCACATTGTCAGCAAGATGACCAAAAAGGGGTAGAATTATGCTTTCAAAATTGCAATAATCCCTGTAAATGTGGCATTCTTCCAGAAAGTCCTCTGTTCCCGGATCCACTGTTCACCGACACTCTAACTCCGGTCTCATGGAAGAACAGACCAAGAAAGAAATGTTGTTTTGATAGGTCCAATGTTAATGATATTGATGACCAGGAAACTGGCCCTCTCACAATATCACTGCCTGTGTGTAATCACCGACTATGCAGTGAGAGTCCTGGGTCAAATACATTTGGGAAATTATGTTCCCATCAAGAGTTGAACTGTCAAGAACAGTTGAGAATGAAGGTCCCCAGCCTGGTGGAAGTGCCATCAGAAATATTAAAGTCTCCATACAAAATGAAGGGAGGCTGCAATATTTTTGGCTTGGGTTTGTCAAAAGACAAGAAGGACCAGAGGAATTATAGGCACAAAAAACATGGAGAAACTAAATTCGATAGACAGGGAGATGACATCCATTTTCATGAAATGGATACAATTGGAACAACTTGCTTGTCTAAAAAAACATCTAATCTTTGCTCTGGTGAAGACAATTTGTGTAAGTCCTGCATGAAAAGTAGGAAAAGAGAAGATAGAAACAGTCTTTGTCAG AGATCAGCAAGATGTGGGTTTGATCAAAGGGATGGATGTGTCTCCAGTACTGGCACTGAGAAGTCTTGTGCAAAAGCAGCTCCCCATAAGACTGCAGTTGGGAAATCATGCTTTCTCCAAGAGCAGGCAATGCTGTGTACATATTGTGGAATCCGAATGTGTGATCAGGCTTCCTTCCCCAGGGAGGACACATCTTGGCTCAATGCAGCTTCGCGACGCAGAATCATTGAATCGTCATACCCAGGAAAGAAACAGTGCCCCAGGAAAGACAATTCCTGGCACTGCAGCTCAAGTACTCCGTGCTGGAGAAGAGAAACGTGCAGAGACAGATGTCTACATCAGAGCAACGGAGGAGATGGATATCAAAGGCAAACTGGTGATGTCTATGTCTACGAAATTGATGATGTTGGAACCTCCTGTTTATATTATAAACCAAGTCCAAGCTTGTGCAACTTAAGAGAAAGCAACATGGtctcctcagatgatgatggcaaGTCTTTGTATGAGTTGCACAAGGAAACTTGTAAAGGTGGAGTGCTCCATTCTAAG GACATTGACCAGCAGTCGAGTTCAAAGAGTTGTAAACCAAGGCAGGCCCCCAGGAAAGCTTTGTGTTCGAaatgttcagagggtcagttgaATCAGACACCTGGAGAATGTCATCCGTCATCATACAGAGGGAAAGAGGCCTCTTCATCGATCATCTCCTCCTTACCACAGTGGCCAAGGCAGCTGCTCCTGCATAACAGTGGAGCTCAAGCAATAACCAGATTATACAAAGTATAG